From one Mucilaginibacter inviolabilis genomic stretch:
- the lpxA gene encoding acyl-ACP--UDP-N-acetylglucosamine O-acyltransferase, producing MIQPLAYIHPQAKIADNVVIEPFVTIHKDVEIGEGTWIGSNSVIMDGARIGKNCRIFPGAVVSAPPQDLKYKGEQSTVSIGDNTTIRECVTLNRGTALDKNTTTIGSNCLLMAYVHVAHDCVIGDNVIIANSVQLAGHINIYDYAFVGGSSAVHQFVEIGAHSMISGGSLVRKDVPPFTKAGREPLSYVGINSVGLRRRGFSAATINEIQEIYRIIFLKKYNVSKALDIIEAEFTPSIERDEIINFLQNSQRGIMKGFGNT from the coding sequence ATGATCCAACCCTTAGCATACATACACCCGCAGGCCAAAATAGCCGACAACGTGGTGATAGAGCCTTTTGTGACCATCCATAAGGATGTGGAAATTGGCGAAGGTACCTGGATCGGCTCCAACTCCGTAATTATGGATGGTGCCCGCATCGGTAAAAACTGCCGCATATTTCCTGGCGCGGTAGTATCTGCCCCACCGCAGGATCTGAAATATAAAGGCGAGCAAAGTACGGTATCCATTGGTGACAACACGACCATACGCGAGTGTGTTACCCTTAACCGCGGTACCGCGCTGGACAAAAACACCACTACTATTGGCAGTAATTGCTTGCTGATGGCCTATGTACACGTAGCGCACGATTGTGTTATCGGCGATAATGTGATTATTGCCAACTCGGTACAATTAGCCGGGCACATCAATATTTATGATTATGCTTTTGTGGGTGGTTCATCAGCTGTGCACCAGTTTGTAGAGATCGGCGCGCATAGCATGATATCTGGCGGATCGCTGGTGCGTAAGGACGTTCCTCCGTTTACCAAGGCAGGTCGCGAGCCTTTATCCTACGTAGGTATCAACTCCGTTGGTTTACGCCGCAGAGGCTTTTCGGCAGCAACTATTAACGAGATCCAGGAGATCTACAGGATCATATTCCTTAAAAAATATAATGTGAGCAAAGCCCTTGATATTATCGAGGCCGAGTTTACCCCAAGCATTGAACGCGACGAGATCATTAACTTTTTGCAAAACTCGCAAAGAGGTATCATGAAGGGCTTCGGGAATACGTGA
- the efp gene encoding elongation factor P, with translation MAKASDVKNGNVLRFNGELVQVEEFLHRTPGNLRAFYQARMRNVKSGKLVEYRFRTDEEVDIARVETSDYQYLYDEGEALVVMDNTTYDQHSIPKKLFGPAVKFLKEGMNVIVAFESEEPIMGSIPGSAELEITYTEPAVKGDTSSGALKNATVETGAEIRVPLFINIGDKVKVDTATGTYVERVKA, from the coding sequence ATGGCTAAAGCATCAGATGTTAAAAATGGAAATGTGCTTCGCTTTAACGGCGAATTAGTGCAGGTTGAAGAGTTTTTACACCGTACACCAGGCAACTTACGGGCATTTTACCAGGCCCGTATGCGTAACGTAAAATCAGGCAAATTGGTTGAATACCGTTTCCGTACCGACGAAGAGGTAGATATTGCCCGTGTTGAAACAAGTGATTATCAATATTTATATGACGAGGGTGAAGCATTGGTAGTGATGGATAATACTACTTATGATCAGCACAGCATCCCCAAAAAATTATTTGGTCCTGCGGTTAAGTTTTTAAAAGAAGGTATGAACGTGATTGTGGCCTTTGAAAGCGAAGAACCGATCATGGGCTCTATTCCTGGTTCAGCCGAGCTGGAAATCACCTACACCGAACCAGCTGTTAAAGGCGATACCTCAAGCGGCGCGCTAAAAAATGCTACCGTTGAAACCGGTGCCGAGATCCGTGTTCCTTTATTCATTAACATTGGCGATAAAGTAAAGGTGGATACTGCTACAGGTACTTACGTAGAGCGTGTGAAAGCATAA
- a CDS encoding bifunctional UDP-3-O-[3-hydroxymyristoyl] N-acetylglucosamine deacetylase/3-hydroxyacyl-ACP dehydratase — MNVKQRTIKAPVSVSGTGLHTGQRVTMTFNPAAENHGYKFRRIDMPGAPIIDADVDNVTDTSRGTTISQNGATVNTVEHVLAALVGMEIDNVLIDMDGPETPIMDGSSIQFVDVIMETGLVEQDADREYYHIPYNIHYSEADRKVEMVAMPLDDYRFTCMVDYNSQVLGSQHASISTIAEFKKEIASCRTFCFLHELEMLLKHDLIKGGDLNNAIVVVDKEVDEDELAHLAKLFNRKDIKVAPQGILNNIELRHQNEPARHKLLDMIGDLALVGVPLKGHIMAARPGHAANVAFAKKIKALIKKEKSRKHVKVYDPNMTPVYDTVQIMKILPHRQPMLMVDKILELSKSHVVGLKNVTMNEDLFMGHFPGSPLFPGVLQIEAMAQTGGILVLNTVPDPENYITLFLKIENARFKDKVVPGDTIIFHCSLVAPIRRGIAQMKGIGMVGSRIVVEAELMAQIVKVNKSNEA, encoded by the coding sequence ATGAATGTAAAACAAAGAACTATTAAAGCGCCGGTATCGGTTTCGGGTACAGGCTTACACACTGGTCAGCGTGTAACCATGACCTTTAACCCGGCGGCAGAAAACCATGGCTATAAATTCAGAAGAATTGACATGCCGGGTGCGCCGATTATTGATGCCGATGTGGATAATGTGACCGATACTTCACGCGGTACCACCATTTCACAGAACGGAGCTACCGTAAACACGGTTGAACATGTGCTGGCGGCGCTGGTGGGTATGGAGATAGATAATGTGCTGATAGACATGGATGGTCCCGAAACCCCTATCATGGACGGCAGCTCCATACAGTTTGTAGATGTGATCATGGAAACCGGCTTGGTTGAACAGGATGCCGACCGTGAATACTACCACATACCTTATAATATACATTACTCCGAAGCCGACCGTAAAGTAGAGATGGTGGCAATGCCGCTTGATGATTACCGCTTTACCTGTATGGTCGACTATAACTCACAGGTATTGGGTAGCCAGCATGCCAGTATATCAACCATTGCCGAATTTAAAAAGGAAATAGCCTCTTGCCGTACCTTTTGCTTTTTGCATGAACTGGAAATGTTGCTAAAGCACGACCTAATTAAAGGCGGCGATTTGAACAACGCCATTGTAGTGGTGGATAAAGAGGTGGATGAAGACGAACTGGCGCACCTGGCCAAACTATTTAACCGTAAGGATATTAAAGTAGCGCCTCAGGGAATTTTAAATAACATTGAACTCCGCCATCAGAATGAGCCAGCAAGGCACAAACTGCTGGATATGATAGGCGATCTGGCCCTGGTTGGTGTTCCGCTGAAGGGACATATCATGGCCGCAAGACCTGGGCATGCCGCTAACGTAGCTTTTGCTAAAAAGATAAAAGCGCTTATCAAAAAAGAAAAAAGCCGCAAACATGTAAAAGTGTATGATCCTAATATGACGCCGGTATATGATACCGTGCAAATCATGAAAATATTGCCTCACAGGCAGCCTATGCTCATGGTTGATAAAATATTGGAATTATCAAAAAGCCATGTGGTAGGATTAAAGAATGTAACTATGAACGAAGATCTGTTCATGGGGCACTTCCCCGGTTCGCCGCTTTTCCCGGGTGTATTGCAGATAGAGGCTATGGCACAAACCGGAGGCATTCTGGTATTGAATACCGTGCCTGATCCAGAGAATTATATTACTCTTTTCCTGAAAATAGAGAACGCCCGCTTTAAAGATAAGGTTGTACCTGGCGATACCATCATATTCCATTGCAGCCTGGTAGCTCCTATCAGACGTGGGATTGCCCAAATGAAAGGTATTGGTATGGTTGGCTCACGTATTGTGGTAGAAGCCGAACTGATGGCGCAAATTGTAAAAGTTAATAAATCTAACGAAGCATGA
- a CDS encoding exodeoxyribonuclease III, whose product MKIITYNVNGIRSAINKNWLAWLQATDADVVCLQEIKATPDVLTDLGLVDQLGYKHYWFPAEKKGYSGTAIFSKQTPKHIEYGCGIPDFDREGRCIRIDFDEVSVMSVYFPSGSSGDERQVFKYRFLDEFGKYLTLLKSQYPKLVVCGDYNICHRPIDIHNPKSNANSSGFLPEEREWMEKFIEGGFIDTFRHLNKEPHNYTWWSFRAGARGKNLGWRIDYAMASTELEANIKRAAILPEAKHSDHCPVLLELEF is encoded by the coding sequence ATGAAAATAATTACCTATAACGTTAATGGTATCCGCTCGGCTATCAACAAAAACTGGCTGGCCTGGTTACAGGCTACTGATGCCGATGTGGTTTGCCTGCAGGAAATTAAAGCTACGCCTGATGTATTGACCGATCTTGGCCTGGTAGATCAGCTGGGGTACAAACACTACTGGTTCCCGGCCGAAAAGAAGGGTTACAGCGGTACCGCCATTTTTAGCAAGCAAACACCAAAACATATTGAATACGGTTGCGGTATCCCCGATTTTGACCGTGAGGGCCGTTGTATCCGTATTGATTTTGACGAAGTATCTGTCATGAGCGTTTACTTTCCCTCGGGATCGAGTGGCGATGAGCGCCAGGTGTTTAAATATCGCTTCTTAGATGAATTTGGCAAATACCTTACGCTGCTCAAAAGCCAATATCCCAAACTGGTGGTATGCGGCGATTATAATATCTGCCACCGACCGATTGATATCCACAACCCCAAATCAAACGCCAACTCCTCCGGCTTTTTGCCCGAAGAACGCGAATGGATGGAGAAGTTTATTGAAGGCGGATTTATCGATACTTTCCGTCACCTGAACAAAGAACCACATAACTATACCTGGTGGAGCTTCAGAGCTGGTGCAAGAGGTAAAAACTTAGGTTGGCGCATTGATTATGCTATGGCCAGCACCGAACTGGAAGCCAACATTAAACGTGCCGCCATTTTGCCCGAAGCTAAGCACTCTGATCATTGCCCGGTGTTGCTGGAACTGGAGTTTTAG
- a CDS encoding ABC transporter ATP-binding protein: MNITLQNIGRRFNRDWIFRGVDYTFKSGGAYAILGPNGSGKSTLLQVLNASLTPSAGTINYTFQGKPIEATEVFTHLSLAAPYLELIEEFTLTEMVDFHFKFKQYKPGIDKKELIGLLSLAKSENKLIRYFSSGMKQRLKLILAFCADTPILMLDEPTSNLDIQGVDWYLGLVEQFAHNRLTIICSNQEHEYSFCKEHLSISDYKV, encoded by the coding sequence ATGAACATCACCCTTCAAAACATTGGCCGCAGATTTAACCGCGACTGGATTTTCAGAGGGGTTGATTATACTTTTAAAAGCGGTGGCGCTTATGCTATTTTAGGGCCAAATGGTTCGGGCAAATCAACCCTGCTGCAGGTTTTAAATGCCAGTCTTACACCTTCCGCGGGTACTATCAACTATACGTTTCAGGGTAAACCAATTGAGGCAACAGAGGTATTTACCCACTTGAGTCTTGCCGCGCCCTACCTGGAACTGATAGAAGAGTTTACGCTCACAGAGATGGTCGATTTTCATTTTAAGTTTAAACAATACAAACCAGGTATCGATAAAAAGGAACTGATAGGTTTGTTAAGCTTAGCCAAAAGCGAAAACAAGCTGATCAGGTATTTTTCATCGGGTATGAAACAACGGCTGAAGCTGATACTGGCCTTTTGTGCCGATACACCTATCCTCATGCTCGACGAGCCTACCTCCAATCTGGATATCCAGGGAGTAGATTGGTACCTGGGCCTGGTAGAACAGTTTGCACACAATCGCCTTACCATCATCTGTTCCAACCAGGAGCATGAATACAGCTTTTGTAAAGAACACCTGAGCATTTCGGATTATAAGGTATAG
- a CDS encoding HD domain-containing protein has product MNKKKIINDPVYGFISIPTELVFDLIEHPYFQRLRYIKQLGMTHLVYPGALHTRFHHALGAMHLMAMAIETLRNKGHHINHQEEEALTIAILLHDIGHGPFSHALERTIIAGVAHEDISAMLMNKLNEQFGGGLTMAIDIFNDTYPRRFLHQLVSSQLDMDRLDYLNRDSFFTGVSEGVISSDRIIKMLNVKDDHVVVEAKGIYSIEKFLIARRLMYWQVYLHKTVISGEELLVKVFKRGRELILQGEDLFATPALKHFIQSKISREVFKQEDHHLEIFASLDDADIMSAVKVWANHPDFLLSTLAKNLVQRNLYHVDITNEEPDAAFVAELTKKAMKKYNISEQDASYFVFTTSIRNNAYTAGDGNIGILMKNGEVYDITKASDNSNLEALIKTVKKHITCYSKDLL; this is encoded by the coding sequence TTGAATAAAAAGAAAATTATAAACGATCCTGTTTATGGCTTTATCAGCATCCCTACCGAGCTGGTATTTGACCTCATCGAACACCCCTATTTTCAGCGGTTAAGATATATTAAGCAGTTGGGCATGACGCACCTGGTTTACCCGGGAGCCTTACATACCCGTTTTCATCACGCGCTGGGCGCTATGCATCTGATGGCTATGGCCATTGAAACGCTGCGCAACAAGGGGCACCACATTAATCACCAAGAAGAAGAAGCTTTAACCATAGCTATATTATTGCATGATATTGGTCATGGGCCGTTCTCGCACGCGCTGGAGCGTACCATTATAGCCGGTGTTGCGCATGAAGATATATCGGCCATGCTGATGAACAAACTAAACGAGCAGTTTGGCGGTGGTTTAACTATGGCTATTGATATATTTAACGATACTTATCCCCGCCGGTTTTTGCATCAGCTGGTATCGAGCCAGCTGGATATGGACAGGCTGGATTACCTGAATCGTGATAGTTTTTTTACAGGAGTATCTGAGGGGGTGATCAGTTCAGACCGCATCATCAAGATGCTGAACGTAAAGGACGATCATGTGGTAGTAGAAGCCAAGGGGATTTATTCTATCGAAAAGTTTTTGATTGCACGCAGGCTCATGTACTGGCAGGTTTACTTGCATAAAACGGTAATTTCGGGCGAAGAGTTATTGGTAAAAGTATTCAAGCGCGGGCGCGAGTTGATATTACAGGGCGAAGATCTGTTTGCCACACCGGCGCTGAAGCATTTTATCCAGAGTAAGATCAGCCGGGAGGTTTTTAAGCAGGAGGATCATCACCTGGAAATTTTTGCGAGTTTGGATGATGCCGATATTATGTCGGCGGTAAAGGTTTGGGCAAACCACCCGGATTTTTTACTGTCAACCTTGGCTAAAAATCTGGTTCAGCGGAATCTTTATCATGTAGATATCACCAATGAAGAACCGGATGCTGCATTTGTTGCCGAGCTAACCAAAAAGGCAATGAAGAAATATAATATCAGCGAGCAGGATGCCTCCTATTTTGTTTTTACCACCTCTATACGTAACAATGCTTATACGGCGGGTGATGGTAATATAGGTATCCTGATGAAAAATGGAGAGGTGTATGATATAACCAAGGCCAGCGATAACTCCAACCTGGAAGCGCTGATTAAAACGGTTAAAAAACATATTACCTGTTATAGTAAAGATTTGTTGTAA
- a CDS encoding peptidylprolyl isomerase, protein MKKLFTITLLLLSVAAFAGPPKNQYVRIRTSYGDCIIRLYNETPLHRDNFIKLAKKGFYNGTLFHRVIQNFMIQGGDPDSKKAIPGLELGDGDVGYTVPAEFRDSLFHKRGVLAAARDENPQKASSGCQFYITEGKRFTDGKLDTLEKTRLKGRKIPAWQREWYKSVGGVPHLDQNYTVYGEVVSGLDMVDRIAAVKKDECDRPLTDVPMTIEVLSKKECSQLDKILSPPAP, encoded by the coding sequence ATGAAGAAACTCTTTACTATAACCCTACTTCTGCTAAGTGTCGCGGCTTTTGCCGGGCCACCCAAAAACCAATACGTGCGCATCAGAACCAGTTATGGCGATTGTATTATCCGCCTGTATAATGAAACTCCACTGCATCGTGATAATTTTATCAAGCTAGCCAAAAAAGGGTTTTATAACGGTACTTTATTTCACCGGGTGATACAGAACTTTATGATCCAGGGCGGCGATCCTGATTCTAAAAAGGCGATACCCGGGTTGGAACTGGGCGATGGGGATGTGGGTTACACCGTACCTGCCGAGTTCAGGGATAGCCTGTTCCACAAGCGGGGCGTACTGGCTGCGGCACGCGACGAAAATCCACAAAAAGCATCAAGCGGGTGTCAGTTCTATATCACAGAAGGCAAGCGTTTTACCGATGGCAAGCTGGATACGCTGGAGAAAACCCGCTTGAAAGGCCGTAAGATACCAGCATGGCAAAGGGAATGGTACAAATCTGTAGGAGGGGTACCGCATCTCGACCAAAATTATACCGTTTATGGTGAAGTGGTTTCGGGCCTTGATATGGTCGACCGCATTGCTGCGGTAAAAAAAGATGAATGTGACCGGCCGTTAACAGATGTACCCATGACCATAGAAGTGCTCAGCAAAAAAGAATGCAGCCAATTGGATAAAATTCTAAGCCCCCCGGCCCCCTGA
- the lpxD gene encoding UDP-3-O-(3-hydroxymyristoyl)glucosamine N-acyltransferase, whose protein sequence is MQFSAQEISLLLNGTVEGDAFVKVDKLAKIEDGDAGSLTFLANPKYEQFLYTTNASVVIINQDQQLTAPVKATLIRVENAYSAFTVLLEQYNTLKLNKKGIEEPCFIHPTAQVGADPYIGAFAYIGSNVKVGDNCKIYPNVNIGDNVTIGNNVTLFSGATIYFDCVIGNNVTIHAGAVIGSDGFGFAPNPDGTYTKIAQIGNVVIGDDVEVGANTAIDRATMGSTVIGKGVKIDNLVQIAHNVEVDAHTVIAGQAGISGSTKIGKNAVIGGQVGIAGHLNIANGSQLSAQTGINSSITEEGKVWGGTPYMPYKDYLRAHSKLRKLPELDRKVYELEKLIEELRKEGH, encoded by the coding sequence ATGCAATTTAGTGCCCAGGAAATAAGTTTATTGCTCAACGGAACTGTTGAAGGTGATGCTTTTGTGAAGGTTGATAAGTTGGCTAAGATAGAAGACGGCGATGCCGGAAGTCTGACGTTTCTGGCCAATCCAAAATACGAACAGTTTTTATATACCACCAACGCTTCGGTGGTTATCATCAATCAGGATCAGCAGCTTACAGCGCCTGTAAAGGCCACTTTAATACGCGTTGAAAATGCTTACAGCGCGTTCACCGTTCTGCTTGAACAATATAACACGCTAAAATTGAACAAAAAAGGCATTGAAGAGCCTTGCTTTATACACCCCACAGCTCAGGTTGGCGCCGACCCTTATATAGGTGCTTTCGCCTACATTGGTAGCAATGTAAAAGTTGGGGATAATTGCAAAATATATCCAAATGTTAACATTGGCGATAATGTGACTATCGGCAATAATGTTACCTTGTTTTCTGGCGCCACCATTTATTTTGATTGTGTAATTGGTAATAACGTTACCATACATGCAGGAGCCGTAATTGGCAGCGATGGTTTTGGTTTTGCCCCCAACCCCGACGGTACTTACACCAAGATCGCACAGATTGGCAATGTAGTTATCGGGGATGATGTGGAGGTTGGAGCCAATACCGCTATTGATAGGGCCACTATGGGCTCAACCGTTATAGGCAAAGGGGTGAAGATTGATAACCTGGTGCAAATAGCGCACAATGTTGAGGTAGACGCGCATACGGTTATTGCCGGGCAGGCGGGTATATCAGGTAGTACTAAGATTGGTAAAAACGCTGTTATAGGCGGCCAGGTGGGTATTGCCGGCCACTTGAATATTGCTAATGGCTCACAGCTATCGGCACAAACGGGTATCAATAGTTCTATTACTGAAGAGGGCAAGGTTTGGGGCGGTACGCCTTATATGCCTTATAAAGATTATCTTCGCGCGCATTCCAAACTAAGGAAACTACCTGAGCTGGACCGTAAGGTATACGAACTTGAAAAATTAATTGAAGAACTGAGAAAGGAAGGTCATTAG